The stretch of DNA AGTTTCGTGGTGGTACTCAAACAACTGTCTCCTGAGCACAATCTTAAAATATTTAAAACAGTGTCTATTCGTCTGAGGCAGTTACCGTTTATTCTACTTTGTGCGTCAGTTATTGTTTCTCTTATTTTAAGGTCGTTGGTGCCAGTTGTGCCTATGTTTAATAATTTCTATGTCAGCTGGGTTTATTTGCGCTATTATCAAATTAACACACTTAGCGATCTGCTTCCTTCCAACAATACCCGTTCGATGGTGAGAGGAGACGCGTCGGATACTTTTGCATTCGTTCAGTTCTTTCCTGCTGGTTTGCACAAGGTGCTGAAACCATTGTGCCGAGCATGCTACCACACCTCTGCACTGCTAGGAATTATAAGACCGTTCAATGATGACGATATCGAGTCCGGAAACTTGAGGACAATCAAACGACTCAATACACAGACAACAACAGTCACTCGCGAGATTGcagacagaagaagacaGATAGCTCTCCAGGTGCTGGGAGAGCGAGTGAATGCAAATCCGTCAGGAAATGGTCAAGGGGTCTGATCTCATTTTGCAGCCTGCTGCTTCTTCCAGTAGGAATCCAATACCAACTCACATGTATGATGGACATCGCAGCCTTTGAAATTGACAACAAAGTCGTCTTCTTGATAAAATGAAGTATCGTCGGCTTCATCCGCGGTATTGGAGCTATGCAATGAAGCTATCGTCCGACCAGGAATTATGGCGGACTTACTCAAGATAACCGGGTGCCACTGGAGAATATGCATCAAGGCATCCTTGTCGTCTCCAGCAAAACTTGGATATTTTCTCATCAGTGGATCGGTCCAGAATTCCAAAAATCCTTTACCATATATGtcatttttcaaaataaaCGAATCTGTGTTAAGTCCGTCTTTGGTTTGTGTGATCACGAAGCGAACGTCTTCGGCATTGGTTTTCTTGTAAGTCTTAATGGCACCATTAGGTGGCACTATTGGTTGGTCTCTCAAAATGATCGGCTCAAGCGATTTCGGTTCCAGAAGGTAGGAATAGAGCTCAATGTCGTGTCTCATAATGTAGGCGTTTTCGTCCAGATACCAGAAGTATTTTGCTTGAGGGAATGCGTGCATAGCAGCTCTGAGAATGAACAACTTGGCCCATTTGCGGTCGTTGTGGAACTCTTGTAGAGTTGGAATGAACTCCTGAATCCATCTAACGTACACTCCATAGCCGTTCGCATGAGCGTAGTCAACTCTATTTTGAACAACCTTGGTCAGGTGGCCTTGCTCGAATTGCTCAAAGTCAACTCCAGTGACAATCACAATTTCAGGtgattttctgctgccTGAAGGTCTGAAAACCTTACGACCATGCTCTTTGAATGCTTTTCGAGACTGATCCAGTGGGTTCTCTGAGTTAGATTTGTCCTTGATCTCATTAAGATCGTTGAGGTCGTCATCAT from Ogataea parapolymorpha DL-1 chromosome VI, whole genome shotgun sequence encodes:
- a CDS encoding mannan polymerase II complex MNN11 subunit; protein product: MHLGIPKRSDLRPKGKNKPLLPIPASLRGRFNDYRSKKTILYAILTFITFNYIIRRAFFSSGKGHNFNHLTNQEALQTLQKNHGLYKHEIIVNSNYIFPPIEHAPLLRELTLDRLFKSKVSPDNPQEKLYYYSDDDDLNDLNEIKDKSNSENPLDQSRKAFKEHGRKVFRPSGSRKSPEIVIVTGVDFEQFEQGHLTKVVQNRVDYAHANGYGVYVRWIQEFIPTLQEFHNDRKWAKLFILRAAMHAFPQAKYFWYLDENAYIMRHDIELYSYLLEPKSLEPIILRDQPIVPPNGAIKTYKKTNAEDVRFVITQTKDGLNTDSFILKNDIYGKGFLEFWTDPLMRKYPSFAGDDKDALMHILQWHPVILSKSAIIPGRTIASLHSSNTADEADDTSFYQEDDFVVNFKGCDVHHTCELVLDSYWKKQQAAK